The following proteins come from a genomic window of Thiothrix winogradskyi:
- a CDS encoding endonuclease domain-containing protein, with protein MNERLIISPELNTQMHACARDFRKTPTPSEGILWQALRNRQIARFKFRRQQPIGCFVADFFCAEKNLIVEVDGSIHATQVERDQERQHLLEACGYTVLRFTATQVEQNLSAVTSTIQTHLLLSPSPLEGEGLGVRGTPQEQMQ; from the coding sequence ATGAACGAACGCCTAATCATTTCCCCCGAACTCAACACCCAAATGCACGCCTGCGCCCGCGACTTTCGTAAAACCCCAACGCCCAGCGAAGGCATCCTTTGGCAAGCCCTCCGCAATCGCCAAATCGCCAGATTCAAATTCCGTCGCCAACAACCCATCGGCTGTTTCGTCGCGGATTTCTTCTGTGCCGAAAAAAACCTAATCGTTGAAGTAGATGGCTCAATCCACGCCACCCAAGTAGAACGCGACCAAGAACGCCAACACCTCCTAGAAGCCTGCGGCTACACCGTTCTCCGCTTCACCGCCACCCAAGTAGAACAAAACCTCTCTGCCGTCACCTCCACCATCCAAACCCACCTCCTCTTGTCCCCCTCTCCCCTTGAGGGAGAGGGGTTAGGGGTGAGGGGAACTCCGCAGGAGCAAATGCAATGA